In the Sulfurovum sp. UBA12169 genome, AATTTGCAGAGGGTGTCCACGAAGGAGTAAAGACAATCCCCTTGTCGCCTCCCGGATCCAGGTAGGTTCCGCCGCTGATCGCGTCGCTGATGTATGAGATGGAGGTATTGATGTCGATCGTTGTTTTTTCGACATAGTCGCTTGCAGCATCTTCGATCAGGGTAAGCTGCGCATTTCCTGCCAAATCATCTATGTCGTCTCTGTCGCCCCCGTCGCTTCCCAAAGCTGATGCAGGCAAACGCAAGCCGTCATCGCGGACAAAGGCGCGTTTGCTCTCTTTGGGCGTGCCTGCGCGGCGACCTGTGTTGTTGTACTCGATTAAGTTCGTATCTCCTCCGGCAGCTGTTAAAATGGGATCGATAAACCGTTCATCCGCACTGTTTTCATCCCAATGGTACCCTAAAACCATATTGACCTGCGAAGCAGCTTCATTGATCGCTTCTTGCTGGATGGCAACATAACCGCTTTTGGCAGCCTGTTGAAGAAGCATAGGGGCAGACATCAGCACGATGCCGATTACCACAATTGCGATGATCAGTTCGATCATTGCTATGGCAGGACGCAGAATGAGACGTTTTGTTTTCACCTACCACTCCACTCTTTTATTTTTTTTGGTGCTCGAATTGGTCTCAACCACATGGCCCGTATCTCCATGGCCTGCCCATCCGGATTGGCCGATAAAGCGGACGCTGTAGAATGGATCGGGCGCAAACATACTATTGTTTGGATTGTAGATCAGCCATCCGCTTGTATCTGTGGGATTAGTGGTGTCTAGATCGATCTCTACAGCCAGCGGCAATACGGCGCTTGCACCTCTTGAAACAACAATCGTATCGTCTTCACCGTTTGAATCGTTTATGGCTACGGCGGTAGGCGAAACACCCCAATCCGTACTGCTCCCTTCTGTGACATTGCCTTCTTGAAGTGTAATGTTGCCGTCATTGCGGTCCATACGATGGTTTAGTGAAAGCCACCATTCGTATTCGGTTATTTGGGCATTGACCGTATCGATACCAAAATTGCCGCAGGCATCATGGCCTAGATCACAATAGACATCTATAAAGACAGGGGTAGTAATACTTGTCTCTATAACGTCGGGATAAAACAGTTTTGAAGGCCGCGTTCTTGCATAGAAAAATGTAGCATTGTTGTCTGCATTTTGCTGTAAACATGTCTCCTCCGCCAGACATTGTGCTGCTTGTGTGGCATTGCCATCACCCATACGGCTGCCGTTGATGTCCGCGATGTCACCGTCTTCGGGGTCTTCATAGTGCGAAGAAGCAGCAATAGAAAGATGTGAGCCGTTCACATCAAACGGGTTGGCAGGCTGGTTGATCTCTCTTTCGAAATTGAATTCCAGCGGATAGGTGCTTTCGTCCCACAGAATGTTTCGCGTTCCGTTATTATCTTGTCCGGCACGCCCAAATCCTATGAGTTGGTTGGTGATGTTCGATTCGTTGGCATTGGGATAGAGATAGCCGTTTGGATTGCCGCTTGAAGGGACTACAACGGTGGGCGTGACAGAAATATTATTTTCATAATAAAGCTCTCCGCTTTGGAAATTTTGCGTGATATTGCCGTCTTTTGCCACGGCTTCGATACGTGTTTGTATTTTGGCGGACATGAGGGTGAACTCATCGGCAACATAGGTGAAATTGTTGTCTGGGCCGGCGTGATTGGTAATGTTCAGCTCGGCAAATGAAAAGTGGTGAGGGATAAAAGTTATATTAAGATCGCCGCAAATAAACGTGCCGTTGCAATCAAGTGGCGTATCGTCATTATCGATGGAAGCCCACACTTTGTCGTACACGTGAAGCGTTACTTTGCCGACATCGCTATAGGAAAGATCCAATACTTCTTCTGCGCTTACTGGTTTTGTCGTGCTGCTAACACTTGTCAATCCGTCGATACTGTAAAACGGGGCAGACGAGACATTGGTGAAGTTTCCGTGAAGCACTCCGTTTTCATCCACCGATCTGTCTTTAAAATAGGCAGTATGATTGATATCGAGCACCTCATTAAAGCTGGTAACATTCGTAACGGTATACTCGACAGTCGGGCTGCCGCTGTAATCCCTTGCTGTCAGGGAAGCGCTGTATGTTTCTCCTGCGCGCAATAGGTTTGGAGCATCTGCATGAGAGATGCCGATCTCAAAATGATCCGGCCGGATCGCAAAAATATTTCGCGAATAGGCATGTCTTCTGCTTAATGCCTTGCTTTCATCAAGATAGCACTGATCCCAATCTGTGATACCTCCTGAAGCATTGTTTTCGCAATATTCGAACATCACTCTTGCCTGCCTGATCGCTTTGTCGTAGATAAATCCCGAGACTTCAACGGACGACATTCCTTCGAAAATGACATCAATTCCCGGTGCGGCGCTGCCGTTTTTCATGATCAGTTTTTGCCCCATTGCATTGGCAAGGTATGCTTTGACGGTTACGGATGAATTTTTTAGATTGCCCGTATCGGTATCTATTGAAAGTATTTTTAGATCAAACGGTTTGTCGGCAATTTTGGTTTTGATGGGGACGCTGGCATAATTCATGACCGTTGCCGGCGTAGGCTCATCTATATCGATTGCATCAAATTCCGTAAAAATCAAACCTAAATTGACACCGTCCTTGTTGATGCAGCGACTGCCCCCCGAGTTGGCTCCTGTACCGTGATCATACCAGTCACCCGTACCGTCCGGTTCCCTGAAAAGATCTTTGTTTTGCGCAGAGGCGTCAAAGTCGGTATCGTAGATAAAATTTTGGCATTGTTGAGAGTAGTGGTTGGAGTTGTCGATATTGAGTACATCCACTTCGTTACCATTTTGATCTCTCAGCACGACATAGCCTTGCGCACCCATGACTTTATTGCTAAACTGAAACACTTCATAGCGCGGATCAATACATTCAACATCCTTGTCTCTCCATAGAATCCCTTGCGTTCCTGCTGTCGTATAAACAGAAACGCTCCAGTCATCCGTCACAAATCTTTTAACCAAAAAATCAATATATTTGATCTCGACGTAGTTACCTATGATTTTGATATTGCCGCTGCCGTCCCCTCGCGAGTCAAAATAGTGCGGGTTGTTTTGGTATTCATTGATCGTCATGAGACCCACATACGAAGAGCAGCCTCCTGTTCCGTCATTGTCAAAGATCGTCACCGTACTGTTGCCGTCGGCTATAACAGGCACAGCAGCTCCTGTGACGCTATCAATGGTGATAAAAAAGTTTTCTGCATTCTCGATCAGTGTATCTCCCAGCACCGTGAAGGTCAAATTGTGCTCTATTGCACCTGTTGGGATAGTGACGGTTTGTGAAGAGACTTCGGTATAATCAACATTTGCCGTTGCCGTGCCTTGAGAAGTATGATAGGTTAGCGTGATGTCATTTGGCAAAGACGCACTGAAGTTAACTTTTACGTTGACGGTTTTGTCAGCATCGCCTTCGGCGATAGAGGCATCGTTGATTGCCAAAGAAAACGCAATATCATTATCAATAATGGTTCCCATGCCTTCTGGATCAAGGATAACGGCATTGACTGCATTGCTCAGATACACAAAGAAAGTCTCATCGCTTTCGCCGGCAAGCAAATCATCGATAATGGGGATAGATAGGGATGTGCTGCTTGAGCCTGCAGGAATGGTTGCTGTGGAAGAAGTGATAACATAGTCACTTCCGCCCGTTGCCGTACCATCGATAGCTGCATACGAAAATGTCACATCCTCGGCAGCAGCCTCGCTTAGGGTTACGGCAAAGTTGGCTGTTCCTGCATTTTCATTGACGTTGACATCCCCTATGGAGAGCCGCGGCAGAGCCGCTGTGTCGTTATCGACGATGGTGACCAATCCACCGTCTTCGCTTATCGTAACAGTATCCAATAAACCAGTAGCAGGAATAGCTTTGGTAATTTTAAAGTAAAAATATTCATTTCCTTCACCGCCGATCGTATCATCATGGATGGTCAACGTTATAGTGGAATCTTTTTTTGTGATCCATTTGGAACTCTTTAACGCAACATAGTCATTTCCTGCCGTTGCCGTACCGTTTTGCGTTTCATAATAAATCAGAATCGACTCCGATGGATGCAAATCAGGCTCCATCCTGATTTCAATATCATATGTTCCGATATCCTCGTTTATTGTTGGGCTCTCTACAGTTAGGGTGTAGTGTTTTATTAAACCGTATGATTGAGTCATGAACATCAAATAAACAAATAATATATGCAATATAAATTTCATTCCATCCTCCTTTTTATATTCATTATTCAATAAGTATAGAGCTTTTATGGTTTATTTTTTCTTAAACACATGTGTGGATACAATGGTAGTGAATATATAGAAAATATATCAATTTGGTTTTATAAATTTTTTATTAATTTATACTTGTTTGGATACTATTTTTCTAATTAAAGTAATACCTAATACGTTTTTTACATACTTTGAGCTATCATACAGGCAATTAGATTTGAGAAGAGGTAGAAGTATGGCAGATATGAAAAAAATAATTTTATCAAGTACGGTTTTGGCATTTTTGCTTGTGGGATGCGGTGATTCAGAAGCTGTCAAGGAATTCAATAAGCCGGCGCTCTATTGGTACAAACATATTGGAAGCAGTATTGCCAGCGGGAATCTTGACAAGGCTGATGCCTATTATATCTCGCTTAAAAGCGAACATATGCGCTCTCCTTTGATGCCTACGGCCAATTTGATGCTTGCTTATGCGCATATGGAGAATGAAGAATACCTCTTGGCGGATTATTATCTGGATGAGTACAATAAGCGTTTCGGCGAAGAGGGAAACAGGGAATATATCGATTTTATCAAGCTTAAGGCATCTTTTTTGGGTATCAAAGATGTCTATAAAGATCAAAAACTGATCATGGACAGCATTGAGAAGGCTGAAAAGTATGGCTACAGATATCCCGGTTCGCCTTATCTGCCTATGGTAAATCATATGCTTATCAGGCTTCACATGAGCCAGTATCTTCTTAATGAAAATATTGCGGCTTTATATGATCGTACAGGGAAAAAAGATGCAGCAGCAATCTATAGAGACAAAAACAGTAATTCTATTATAGAAATGACCGATATTACGCCTCCGGAAAAAGGAATTATAGGCAAAATTTTTGATTGATCACTTGATTTTTTGGCATTTGCCGGAAAATCAGGAATGCTGACATATTAAATTTTTATATGATATAGCTGTTTTTTAGCAAAAAATATACTTACACGCAGGAGCCATAGTATGCAACTTAGCAATTACGACGCATTTCCAGCCACTCTGCCTATCGTTGTAGAGGATGAGCTTTTTTTATATCCTTTTATGATAAGCCCCATTTTTTTGACCCATCAAAAAGATATCGATGCGGCAGATGATGCAATGGAAAACAATTCTTTACTTTTTGTTACCTCTTCTATTGCCGGCAAAGAGGGCAATAGGGATTTTGAGGCGATGTATAAAGTGGGTGTTGTCGGCTCTATTATGCGAAAAGTTCATATCCCTGACGGAAGAGTCAAGATACTTTTTCAAGGACTCGCAAGGGGCGCCATTCTTAAAGAGATAGAGGGCCCGTTTAATCGTGCGGTTATTGATATTGTTAAGCAAGAGGAGTATGAGAAACTCAAAGTAGATGCACTGATGGATATTTTGCGGGATAAGGTCAAGCAGGCATCAACTTTAAGCAGCCGTTTCCCGGCAGATCTTGTACGTACGATTGAAGAAAATGATGAGCCAAATCGTATTGCGGATTTGGTTTCTTCGATGCTGAAGTTGGACAAAGAGACGGCATATGCGCTTTACATAGAGGCAAATATTGAAAAAAGACTGTTGGGGCTTATCGATGTGGTCACCTCAGAGATTGAATCCGCCAAAGTGCAGCGAGAGATCAGGTCCAAAGTGCACACCAAGATAGAGCAAACCAATAAAGAGTACTTTCTTAAAGAACAGCTCAAAGAGATACAGCGTGAGCTGGGAGCGGATACACAAAGAGAAGAGGAAATTGCACGATTTAGAGAAAAAGTGGAAGCCCTTAAGCCGCATCTGGATGAGAGCGCTTATAAAGAGATCAGTAAGCAGCTGGAGCGTTTTGCACGTATGCATCCTGAAAGTGCTGATGCCAATGTATTGCAAAGCTACCTTGAGTGGGTGTTGGAGTTGCCTTTTGGCCGTATGACAAAAAAAAGTTTAAGTGTTGCGGAAGTTTCTAAGGAATTGGACAAGGATCATTATTCTTTAGAAAAACCAAAAGAGCGTATTGTAGAGTTTTTTTCCGTAAGAGAACTGGCAATGCTTCGGGGTGTTAAACAACAAGATGCGAACGGAGCCATACTTTGTTTTGCGGGACCTCCGGGAGTAGGTAAAACCTCTTTGGCAAATTCGATAGCTACAGCGCTAGGAAGGCCGCTTGTGCGCATAGCGCTGGGCGGGCTTGAAGATGTCAATGAGCTTAGAGGACACCGGAGAACCTATGTGGGTGCTATGCCGGGAAGACTTGTGCAAGGGCTTATAGAAGCAAAAAGCATGGATCCTGTAATTGTTCTTGACGAGATAGACAAAGTGGGGCGAAGCATGAGAGGCGACCCTACGGCGGTCTTGCTTGAAATACTTGATCCTGAACAAAACAGCAAATACCGGGATTATTATCTCAATTTCAATATCGATCTAAGCAAAGCCATATTTATTGCGACGGCCAATGATGTTGGAAATATTCCTGCTCCTTTGCGCGACAGGATGGAGTTTATAGCCTTAAACTCTTATACGCCAAAAGAGAAATTTGAAATTGCCAAACGCTATTTGATTCCTCAAGAGCTTAAAAAGCATGCGCTTAAACGCAGAGAATTCTTTATAAGCGATAAAGCATTAAAAATTCTTATAGATGAGTACACAAGAGAAGCCGGCGTAAGAAATTTGCGGAGAAAAATAGCCGGATTGATGCGTAAATCAGCACGTACTCTCTTGGAAGACAGAAGTATTGAACAGGTTAACATCACAAGAAAGAATTTGAAAAAATTTGCAGAGAAGAAAGTTTTTGAAATCTCTTTGGTGGACAGCCGGCCTCAAGTGGGAGTTGTCAATGGTTTGGCATGGACTGCCGTAGGCGGGGATGTGTTGACCATAGAGGCCATTAAGATCAAAGGGAAAGGTGCCCTGCAGCTTACCGGGAGCCTAGGGGAAGTCATGAAGGAGTCCGCGCGCATAGCACACTCTGTAGTAAAAATTCTTATAGATGAAGGAAAACTGGGAATTTCTCAAGGAGTAATTCCGCTTACTTTTAGGGAAAAGGAAGAACAATTAAAAGTAGATGCAAGTGAAGTTTACAAACGTTATGATCTTCATGTCCATGTCCCTGAAGGTGCAACGCCCAAAGACGGGCCAAGCGCGGGAATTGCCATGGTGAGCGTCATCGCTTCCATTTTGAGTGGAAAAAAAATAAACAATAAAGTGGCCATGACGGGTGAAGTGACTTTAACGGGGAAAGTATTGCCTATCGGCGGACTCAAAGAAAAGCTTATAGCAGCCTATAAAGCCGGAGTAACAACAGCATTAATACCTGCTAAAAATTATGAAAGAGACTTGGAAGATGTTCCGGCTGAAGTGAAAGAGCATATCCACATTATCGGTGTTTCCAATATAGAAGATGTGCTGCAAGAGGTTTTTATATAATTATGGAATAAAAAAGAGAACCCTTGAATGGGGTGGAGTGCGCTAAGGATTTTTAATGGTCTTTAAGACCATTGTGCAATTTTTTCAAAGAGCTTCTCTTCTTTTATGGGTTTTGTTAAAAAGTCATTTGATCCGCTATTGAATGCTTCAGTTTTTTTCGTATCATCGGTTGAAAGTACAATAACAGGAATATGTGCATTTGCCATATCTGATCTAAATATTTTTAAAAACTCTATCCCGTCTAGTATGGGCATTACCATATCCAGCAAAATAAGATCAATATCTGAATTGTTCTCAATTCTGTCTAAGGCCTCAGACCCGTTTTCTGCCTCTAGAATGTCTGTGACATTAGGATGCTTTCTTAAAAGAGTCTGCAACAGTTTTCTGTTGATGAAATCATCATCAACGATTAATACTTTAAGGGCCATTTTTATTATCCTCTATGTTTTTTGATTAAATTTTCTATTTCTTCTTTGGTTACGGTTGTTATGATGGTGTGTATATTTGGATGCGATACAGTCATTTGTTTGGCAATAGGAGTGTCATCTGCAAACAGAAGATCATATTTGCCCGATGAGAGTTCGCTTTCAAGTTGATCGAAATCACCTAGAGTCCTATAGGCATACCCTAGATTTTCAATCATCTTTGCAAGAATTCTACCCTCTAAAAGAAATTTTTTCGCGATGAGGATCATTTTTGGCTTATTGCTTTCTTCTTTAATAAGAACACTGCCGTCCCGGTCCGGCGCAATAGTCGTATCTTCATACTCCTCTTCTTTTGCGTTTTGCGTTTTTTGGGCTGATTTGTCTATCATTGTTTTTGTTGCTTTGTGGGATAAAAATTTATTCAGAATAAAGAGTAGTTCACTTGTTTCAATAGGTTTTGTGATGTACTCATCCATCCCTTCGTTCATAAATTTTTCTCTGTCGCCCTTGAGCGCATTTGCCGTAAGTGCAACGATTGGTACATGGGAGATCTTCTCATCTTCTTCGTAGTCTAAAATTTCACGGGTTGCCTCTATGCCGTCCATAACAGGCATTTGAATGTCCATAAAAAGAAGATCATATTGTTTATTTCTTCGTTTTTCAAATGCTTCAAGGCCATTGTTGGCTAAATCAACGATGATGCCATGATCTTCAAGAACCCTTTTTATGAGTTTTTGATTAATGACGTTGTCTTCGGTTACCAATATATGTGCATCAAATTTTGTCTCAAGCAGTGCTTCTTCTTTGATGGCTTCAGTTGCTCTTTCTGTATTTTTATTTAATGCGGCCTTCAGTTTTGAAATCGTAACGGGTTTATAGATCACATTCTCTTTGGCAATGCCTAGTGATTCTAGCTTGTTGCGGCTTGTGATGTTCGCAATAATAATAAGTTTGGATTTATCAATATTTCTCAATGCATCCACAATATTTTGTTTTGCTTTTTCAATATCAATCCAGCAGTTTTTACATATTTGAAGGCCACTAAGCTCTTTGAGCTCCTCTTCAGATTTAAAATATTTGACTGTCGGACCAAAGTATTTGAAATACTCTTCTAGATAACTGTCGAGTTTTGTCGGAACATCTTGTTGATATTTACAGATGGTGATATTGTCAAATGTATGCTGAGAGCTTAAATCTGTTGATGCGACCTCTTCCATGGGTAAAGTAAAATAGAATCTTGTACCATGATCTTTTGCACTTTCGAGTTCGAGTCTGCCTCCCATAAGTTCAACAAGCCGACTGGAAATAGTAAGTCCGAGTCCTGTTCCTCCGTATTTTCTGGTGACAGAAATATCTGCTTGAGAAAAAGCATCAAAGATGTGAAGCTGCTGGTCTTTTGTCATGCCGATACCATTATCCTGAATGCTAAATTCAATATCGCTTGTTTCATTATTTGATTGTATTTTTCTTATTTCAAGATTGATTTCGCCTCCATGACTTGTAAATTTGATGGCATTGCTGAGCAAATTGATAATAATTTCTTTGATTTTGGTCGGATCGCCTTTGAGTTTGGGAGAAATTGCAGGATCCATGTAAAAATTAAGATCAATATTCTTTTCTGAAGCCCCTACGGCATAGGTTTCTATGGCGCTTTCAAACTCTTCAGCAGCATCAAATACGATATTTTCTATTTCAATTTTATTGCTTTCTATTTTTGAAAGATCAAGAATATTGTTGATAATGCTTAATAAGTTTTCAGAGCTTTTGTCAATGATTGATAAAAACTCCTCTTGTTCCGGAGTAAGTTCAGTACCTCTTAGAATCTCTGTAAATCCTACGATACCATTAAGGGGAGTACGAATTTCATGAGACATATTTGCCAAAAAAAGTGATTTTGCTTCATTGGCCTGGAGTGCAATAAGCTTATCTTGTTTGGCAGTGTCAACGAGTGTTTCTAGGAACTTGTAGGCTTCTTTGGTTCCTTCGTGGGTATCCAACTCGATATTTTCAATGGCAGCAGTATCAGAGCTGAGGTATTGACCGCCTTGTTTCATCTCATCTACAGCCTTGTTGAGTATGTCTTCAAGTTCTTTAATGTTTCTTGTGATGTCTCTAGCTATCGTGTATCCGATATATGCCAAAATAAAACCAAAGAATAAAATTGCCGTAGCAATAGCAAGCAGCAGAAGTTGTTGCCGAAGAAAAATTTCACTTTTTTCCCATAATTTATTGGAAACGATAAGTTCTGCCTTGGCAAGAAGTGTAATTTTTTGTGTTTGTAGCGAAAACCAGTTCATGACTTCTTCTGCGTATTCTCCGTTATCCACATCGGTTTGAATTGCAGAAGATGTTTCGGCTAGACTTGTAAGCATCTCTTTGGCTTGCGGAGTATTAAATAGTTCCTCTAGCTGATAGCGTAAATCGCCGTCTGTAACTTGTTTGATATCAAAGAGATTGGCCTTGGTTTTAAATTGATCCCATAAAGCCATCTCTTCAAAAGACATGGGAGATTTTTTTGTCATATAATGTGACACAAAACCTCTCTCCTGTCCCGCATTTTCTTTGGCTGTATAAAGCTGAGTAAGTGTTGTGATAAGGGAGGCTATCTCTGTATTTAGCGCATATTGGTTGATTTGTAAAAGGCTGTCCAAAATAGGTGTGGCAACTTTTGCCGTAAACATATCAAAAAAGATTTTTTGAAAATCCGCATCGGGGCTGTCAACCTCTTTTCTGATATCGGAAACATTTGCAATACTTGAAAAAAGTGCTTGGTATCGTAATTGATCTAGTGGTTTTTCTTTATCAAAAAATTTTACAATCATGGGAAAATAATTTGTATTTTCAGTAATAAGATCTCTTTTTAATGTTTCAATGGATAGGTCCAGAGCTTCTCGCTGGTTTTTTAGCAAATTGGAAAATTCTTTTTGTCCGCTTCCTATATAAAGTGCAGATAATCCGCGTTCTTTGCCAACATGGGAGAGTGTTTCTGCAAGTTTGGCATTGTTTTTCAATGTGTTTTTTAATGCATTGGCCTTTTCAAAGTTCAAATAGGATGTGATGAAAAAAGAACTTGCAAGCAGAATAAGCAGTGCGACCGGCACCAATCCGGCCAATTTAAGTTTACTACGTATAGTCATTGGATATTTCCTTTATCTTGACGTGAGATTTATTTGGGTTTCAAAAGATAAAAAATGTCCCCAATACCGCTTAATTAGATCTTCAAGACGACGGCTGTCTTCACAGAATTGTATATCATAGAGAGTGTTTGCAAGCGGGTCGATACGCAAATTGCTTGAAACTCCTTTAAGAAGATGCCCGATTTTTTGTATAGTAGGCAGATCGCCTTTTTCGTATGCCCTCAGCATTTTCTGTGTTTCCGTATGTGCCTGCTCGATAAAATCATGTACAAATTCGTCGATGAGTTCTACGGGCAAATTCAAGTCATTCGCTGTTTGCTCTAATTGAAAATCAAAATGAATAGGTTTGACATCTTTAAGGTTGATGGTTCCAAAACTTTCTTCGGGCAGAGGTTCAAGTTTGAGTTGTGTATCGGTTTCAATTGTCGGGCTGATAGTAAATTCATTGCGATCTTCTTCTGATTGTGTGTACGTTGTCAATCTGGATAATACCGTATAAAAAGATTCTATGAGGGGTTTTTTATCGCTCTCTTTTGCTTTGTCGATTTGTGTAAGTATATCTACTGCTGCGGGCAATCCCAATACGTTAGAAAGATGCAAAAGTGTGTCAACGGCATTTTTTTGTTTGTTAAGGTCAGCAGCCTGAAGATCATCTTCAAGCATGAGCGCTGTATCGATGTATTCATTTAAGAAAATATTGTAATCTTCAATGGAAATCCCGATTTTTTTACTCAGCTGCGCTACGTTGATTTTAATCGCAGAGACGCTGTCTGCCCGGGCAATGAATTTTTGCTGTTTTTCTGTTTGAATTTCAGAGATATGTTCGTCTGCTTCGCCCGGAAGGATAAGATCGAAAAGATCGTCATTTTTTTCTTTTTCCTGAAGAGATGCTTTTTGCGGAAGCTCCCTATGGATAGAGTCATCCTCCAGAAGCAGCAGCTGATCCTCATTATTCTTGGGCAGCACAGACAACTCTTGATCGACGGACTCTTCGGCGGAGATAAGATTATCGCTGTTGAAGCCGTCGATATTGAAAATGTCATCAGATTCTGCGATCGTGAACGGATTGGTCTCGTCGGATTTGGGCGATTCGTGTTCCTTTATCTCTGTCTCACATGTTTTTTCAGGAACAAAAATCTCATCTGCAAGCATTTTGACTTCAAACAGGGTAAGCTTGCCTAGCAAGCTTGTAAGCTCGGTTTTTTGGTAAGTGTAGCTATCTTCGCTGTAAGGGGTTTGTATGACAACATTGTTATCCGAGAGGTATAAAAAAGTAATTTCTTCATGTATGATTTTAGTACAAAGTTCAACTAAATCTTTAATGTTCAGCAAAAGCAATAAATTGTTATCAGCAGCAATGATATGATCATCTTGGTTGGTTATATAATACATTATGCGAAGAACTCCTTTTGATTTTTTTCTTTTTCGAGCAACTCTTTGTAAAGCAGTGTTGATTCTATGACTTCATTTGCGGTTGCAGGTCTTCTTGCTGCCGTATATCCCGTAATGTTCCCGTCTGTTACAATGGGAATAATATGTGAATACACCCAATAGTACCTGCCGTCTTTGCGAAGATTTTTGACAACTCCGCTCCACTCTTTTCCTTGTTTGATTGTATCCCACATGTTTCGAAAGGCAGCCTTTGGCATATCCTGATGCCGGATGATATTATGGTTTTGTCCTTTAAGCTCATCTTTTGTGTAGCCGGCAATTTCACAAAATTTTCGATTGGCATGTGTAATAATGCCTTCTGGATTGGTAGAACTTACAATTAAACCCGATTCAAACGTATATTCTTCATCTATGGGAATAAATGTGTTCATCTTTTCCCTCCCTCTTAGATATTTTGTTTTGGTGGTATTTGTTGAGCCGCAATGCGCCTAGTTTAAAACCTAATTATCAAAACAATATAACAAATAAACTAAAAGCATAATGAAACAAAAAGATTTTTAGTAAAAAATATGAAATTCGTAACCTATTGGTATAATAATTAATTATTAAATTACAGCTTTTTAAGAATTACAGTTTCTTATAATTAATGCAATGTTTTTACCGGCTACATTTTCTAGCTCTTCCAAAGAAGCATTTTGGATAGCTTCAAATGTGCCAAAATAATCGATAAGTTTTTTGAGTGTGGCTTTGCCTACTCCTTTTTGATTGAGCAGGGAAATTTGGACGTCTTCTTTCCTTTTTTTGTTTTGGTGATAGGCAGCGGCATAGCGATGCGCTTCATCTCTTTGTCTTTGGATCCAATGGAGGCGCTTGTCTGAACTTTGAAGTTCTATCACTCCTTGCGGCGTATAGATAAGATCTTTTGCGGCGCCTTTGGCGCGGTGTGCTTTGGCGTCAAGTTTTTCTTTGGCAATGGCAATGACATCAAGATTGATTTTCGTTTGCTTAAGAAGCTGTATGGCAAGATTGAGGTTGGCTTGTCCTCCATCAAGTATCCACAGATCAGGAGGAGGATTTTTTGCAAAATCGGCAATTCGTCTTGAGAGCAATTCTCTCATTTGTCCGTATTCATCGCGTTCGTGCA is a window encoding:
- a CDS encoding response regulator, coding for MALKVLIVDDDFINRKLLQTLLRKHPNVTDILEAENGSEALDRIENNSDIDLILLDMVMPILDGIEFLKIFRSDMANAHIPVIVLSTDDTKKTEAFNSGSNDFLTKPIKEEKLFEKIAQWS
- a CDS encoding hybrid sensor histidine kinase/response regulator; this encodes MTIRSKLKLAGLVPVALLILLASSFFITSYLNFEKANALKNTLKNNAKLAETLSHVGKERGLSALYIGSGQKEFSNLLKNQREALDLSIETLKRDLITENTNYFPMIVKFFDKEKPLDQLRYQALFSSIANVSDIRKEVDSPDADFQKIFFDMFTAKVATPILDSLLQINQYALNTEIASLITTLTQLYTAKENAGQERGFVSHYMTKKSPMSFEEMALWDQFKTKANLFDIKQVTDGDLRYQLEELFNTPQAKEMLTSLAETSSAIQTDVDNGEYAEEVMNWFSLQTQKITLLAKAELIVSNKLWEKSEIFLRQQLLLLAIATAILFFGFILAYIGYTIARDITRNIKELEDILNKAVDEMKQGGQYLSSDTAAIENIELDTHEGTKEAYKFLETLVDTAKQDKLIALQANEAKSLFLANMSHEIRTPLNGIVGFTEILRGTELTPEQEEFLSIIDKSSENLLSIINNILDLSKIESNKIEIENIVFDAAEEFESAIETYAVGASEKNIDLNFYMDPAISPKLKGDPTKIKEIIINLLSNAIKFTSHGGEINLEIRKIQSNNETSDIEFSIQDNGIGMTKDQQLHIFDAFSQADISVTRKYGGTGLGLTISSRLVELMGGRLELESAKDHGTRFYFTLPMEEVASTDLSSQHTFDNITICKYQQDVPTKLDSYLEEYFKYFGPTVKYFKSEEELKELSGLQICKNCWIDIEKAKQNIVDALRNIDKSKLIIIANITSRNKLESLGIAKENVIYKPVTISKLKAALNKNTERATEAIKEEALLETKFDAHILVTEDNVINQKLIKRVLEDHGIIVDLANNGLEAFEKRRNKQYDLLFMDIQMPVMDGIEATREILDYEEDEKISHVPIVALTANALKGDREKFMNEGMDEYITKPIETSELLFILNKFLSHKATKTMIDKSAQKTQNAKEEEYEDTTIAPDRDGSVLIKEESNKPKMILIAKKFLLEGRILAKMIENLGYAYRTLGDFDQLESELSSGKYDLLFADDTPIAKQMTVSHPNIHTIITTVTKEEIENLIKKHRG
- the lon gene encoding endopeptidase La, yielding MQLSNYDAFPATLPIVVEDELFLYPFMISPIFLTHQKDIDAADDAMENNSLLFVTSSIAGKEGNRDFEAMYKVGVVGSIMRKVHIPDGRVKILFQGLARGAILKEIEGPFNRAVIDIVKQEEYEKLKVDALMDILRDKVKQASTLSSRFPADLVRTIEENDEPNRIADLVSSMLKLDKETAYALYIEANIEKRLLGLIDVVTSEIESAKVQREIRSKVHTKIEQTNKEYFLKEQLKEIQRELGADTQREEEIARFREKVEALKPHLDESAYKEISKQLERFARMHPESADANVLQSYLEWVLELPFGRMTKKSLSVAEVSKELDKDHYSLEKPKERIVEFFSVRELAMLRGVKQQDANGAILCFAGPPGVGKTSLANSIATALGRPLVRIALGGLEDVNELRGHRRTYVGAMPGRLVQGLIEAKSMDPVIVLDEIDKVGRSMRGDPTAVLLEILDPEQNSKYRDYYLNFNIDLSKAIFIATANDVGNIPAPLRDRMEFIALNSYTPKEKFEIAKRYLIPQELKKHALKRREFFISDKALKILIDEYTREAGVRNLRRKIAGLMRKSARTLLEDRSIEQVNITRKNLKKFAEKKVFEISLVDSRPQVGVVNGLAWTAVGGDVLTIEAIKIKGKGALQLTGSLGEVMKESARIAHSVVKILIDEGKLGISQGVIPLTFREKEEQLKVDASEVYKRYDLHVHVPEGATPKDGPSAGIAMVSVIASILSGKKINNKVAMTGEVTLTGKVLPIGGLKEKLIAAYKAGVTTALIPAKNYERDLEDVPAEVKEHIHIIGVSNIEDVLQEVFI
- a CDS encoding outer membrane protein assembly factor BamD → MKKIILSSTVLAFLLVGCGDSEAVKEFNKPALYWYKHIGSSIASGNLDKADAYYISLKSEHMRSPLMPTANLMLAYAHMENEEYLLADYYLDEYNKRFGEEGNREYIDFIKLKASFLGIKDVYKDQKLIMDSIEKAEKYGYRYPGSPYLPMVNHMLIRLHMSQYLLNENIAALYDRTGKKDAAAIYRDKNSNSIIEMTDITPPEKGIIGKIFD